Genomic window (Verrucomicrobiia bacterium):
ATAGGACCGCTGGAGATAGCCCTCGATGATCAGGGTGGTCTTGTTGCGGGACGTCTCGCCGGCGTACTCGGTGACGCGCGCAACGGCGTACTCGTCGAGGGTCATGCCCTCGGGGACGGCGCCGGGGTAGGTTTCCTGAAGTTTGCGGAACCAGCGGTTGGCCTCGGTGATGCGGTTGTGGGTGAACAGTCCCCAGGCCGCTTCGCGAAGGAAGTTCCGGTGCCCGGTCTGGATGTTCTGCCGCATTTCCTCGTCGTCGCGGATCATGTCCTCGTAGGCCTGGTTGGCTTTCTCGACGAGGGCGAGATTGGGGCCGATGTCGTAACGGGGCGCGTCGTCACCGGCCTTGTTCACAGCAAAGAGCCGCCCCCGGATGCAGGCGAGATGGAGGGACTGGTAAATGACGCGCCGAAGCTGGATGAGCTGCTCGCGGGTGCGGGCGTTCTCGAGACCGAGCATGGCCCAGTAGATCGCGTGGGACTCGGGCAGGCGCCATTCGAGGGGACCGTAGGTTTCGTCCACGCGGCGCATGAAGGCGGGGTCGAGCTTGTATTCCTGGCGCAGGATCCGGACGCGTTCCCGCTGCTCGTCGGTGCGGGGTTCGATGAGTGAATCCCAGTCGGGCCGCCCGTCGCCGAGGAGTCCGGCCATTTCACCGGCCCATTGCGTCTTGTAGATCCAGTGGGCGTCGTCGAGGTCGGCGCCCATCTTGTGCTGAAAATGCCAGGCGAGTTCGCGGTAGATCAGGGGATCGTGCGGGTTGTAGCGAAGACCCTCGTCCCGGAGCAGTTCGATGCCGCGCCGGACCCAGGGCCAGCGGGCGGGCAGATCGGGAATCTGGACGGAGACGTTGTACGACATGTTCCAGGCGAGGTGGACCCAGACCTGGGGGATGTTGGGCTGCAGTTTGCTGATCCAGTCGGCGAGCTGGACCATCTCGAAGTACTTCCCGTCCTGCTGGAGTTCGTCCATGCGGATCCAGAGGGCGTTGGCGATGAGCCCGCGGAAGCCACCCAGGGCGACGGTGGTGAAGGCGAGGACCGGCGGAGCGTTTTCGAGCGGGGTGGCGCGGGTCAGGCCGAGTTCTTCGCGGTCGCGATTAAGGGTCCGCTGGGCCGTCGAGGCGCCCAACAGCGCCAAGACCGTCACGGCGAGCAGGGACCAGTGGAGAAGGCGGCCGCGCATGTCAGACGTTGGATTGGGCCGTGGCGAGTTCCCGGCGGGTGAAGGTGATCATTCCGATGGCGGCAAAGACGCCTCCGAAAAGGATCACCACCAGACCGACGGCCTTGGCCACATCGGTCCAGGTGACGCTGCGCCCGCTGCTGACAGCGTCGATGGGGGCGAACTGGCGGACGAGGTTGATGCCGTCGAGCAGCAGCTTGAAGGCCGGGACCATCAGGGCATCGACCACGGGAAACAGCGGCTGGTTGGTGTGGTGGTCCATCCCCAGCACGGTGCGATCCTCGACCACGGTGCGAAGCGTGCCCGTCGAGAGCCCGACGATAAGGACGGTGGTGGCGAGGAAGGCGGCGACGGGGAAGGACAGAAAGCTGGCGGCAGCCAGGCCGATGGCCGCCAGGAGGCCGAGTCCGCAGAGGGTCACCAGCATGGCCCGGATGTAGTTCAGCTCGAAGCCGCCTTCCCGGTAGAGCAGCTCGAAGCCGTCCTCGATGGGGAGGATGAGGGGCGTGTCGCTCCGGTTGATGACATCCACGACCAGGAACCCGTTGGGGTCGACGACGACGGGTCCCATGTCGATCTCATGGGCGGTTTCGGCCGCCAGCGAGCGGAAGGCATGCCGGCGCTGAGCCGTTTCGGGCGGCCCGGCGACGATCTCGAGTTCGTAGGGGCGGCGGGGTCCCAGGACGGGCGTGTGGAAATTGACCCGGACGAAGACGGGAATGGCGGTGCCCGGCCGGGCCACGCCGCGGACATTGAGGCGAAACTGGCGGGCATACTCCGGGGGCAGGAGTTGATCCTGGGCCTTGAGCATCTCCCGGGCGTGAACACGGAACTCGCGCAGGTTGATTCCGCGGGACTGGAGTTCGGGCAACCGGTCACGGATGACGCGGTCCACGGCCCCTTCGATGTCCGGGGGCTTTTCACTCATCGAGGCGCGGGCGGTGAGGACATTATTGCGGAGAGCCTCCTGGACGTGGGGCGGGAGCTGGGTGGCCCGCCACTGCATGAGGAGGAACACCGCCGTCGCCGCGACGCCGAGGAGGAGGGTGTTGAGCGCCATGATCCCGATCCACTTGCCCAGCCAGATCTGCCAGCGCGGGATCGGTTTGGTGGCGACCATCTGCATCTGGCACTCGTCCACGTCGCGGGCCAGGGTCCCGCAGGCCAGCCAGAGGGTGACCAGACTGAGGAGGGCGGTGGTGATCCCGAGCGTGTAGGTGAGGAGAATCTGGGTGAAGCCCTGGGCCGTTTCGTCGTGTTTGATGATGTTGGGCAGCACCACCACGGTACCGAGCAGCAGGGCGATCAGCACCACCACCAGCCGGTAACGGAAGGCGGCGCGGACCGTGAGCATGGCCACCGCCCAGATCTGCTGGAGGGAGGCGGGCGGCCAGCGGAAGAGGGAAGGAGCCACGCGTGGACGCCGTTCCGCAGGAATGACCCCATCCCGCCGGGCCACCTGGGCGATGGCATCGGAGCGGGATGCGGCAAGGATGTCGCCGAGGTACGAATGCCCGCGATCCTCGAAGTCCGCCGCCAGCCAACCGTGGCCTCGGGTCACGGCGAGGCATCGCGGGATCAGGAGGATCAGTGCCAGGGCGACGGTCTGGACACCGAGCAGCGACGGCACCAGCGCCGCCACCAGTGCATCGGCCCCAAGGAGCAGCAGAGCCCGCCACCACAGGCGGTTGGCAAAGGCCCACAACCAGGGGGCGGGCAGGGCGGTCCACGCCGGTCCCGTCGGGATGGCCCGGTACGGACCTGACCGTTCGCGAAAGATCTGGAACACCCGTGTCATTGGGGACGCCCACCCAGCAGGGAGGAGAGTTTGTCATCCGCCTTCGACAACTCCTCTGCCGGGGGCTTGGCGGCCGGAGCGGCCGGTGTGGATTCGGGCTCGGGCCGGGCGGCGGACTGGGCGAGTTTCGCGAGGCGCGTCTCGTCCGGTTCGGGTGCGGCCGGAGCGGGCGCGGGCGCGGGAGCCGGCGTCGCCGGGACCACGGGGGCGGCCAGCCGGTCGAGAAGCCGGTCGCCATCGGCCGGCGACGCAGGAGTCCCGGACTGGAGATAGGCGGCCACGCGACCGCCGGAAGTGGCACCGGAAGTCTGGGCCTCGGCGGCGCGGGCCCGCTGGACGACTCCGAGGAAATAGCTTTCGAGGTTCTGGGTGGGGGAATCGAGCCGGATGGCGTCCGCGGACGGCGCCTCGGCCCGGAGGATTTCGAGAACCCGTTCCAGGGTGGCGCGGGGAAGGACGGGGGCCGTGATGCGGATCGAGTCGCGTTCGGTGAGCAGTTCGGAGAGGGAGCCCATGGCCTGGATGCGACCCCCGTAGTAGATCACCACCCGGTCACAGACATCCTGAACATCGGCGAGGAGATGGCTGCTGAGGATGACCGTCTTGCCGCGGCGGGCGAGGGCGAGGATGACATCCTTCACCTCGCGGCAGCCGATCGGGTCGAGTCCGGAGGTGGGTTCGTCGAGGATGACGAGGTCGGGGTCGTTGATCAGGGCCTGGGCGAGGCCGATCCGGCGCTGCATGCCCTTGGAAAACTCGCCGACGACGCGGCGCTGGACATTCTTGAGCCCGACCATTTCGAGCAACTGCTCGGTGCGATCCTTGCGCTTGTCGGCGGGGAGCTGGAAGAGGTTGCCAAAGAAATCGAGCGTCTCCCGCGAATCCAGGTAGCGGTAGAGGTAGCTCTCCTCCGGCAGGTAGCCGATGCGGGCCTTGGTGGCCACATGGCGCGGGGACCGCCCGAAGACCTCGATCACACCCTTGGTCGGGTAGAGCAGACCGAGGAGCATCTTGACCGTCGTGGACTTTCCCGAGCCGTTGGGTCCGAGCAGGCCGAACACCTCGCCCCGGCGCACCTCGAAGGCCACGTTGTCCACGGCCCGCGCCTTGGGCCGACCCCAGAAGTCCTTGAAGATCTTGCTCAGGCCGGACACGCGAACGACGGCATCCCGGGCAGGCGCCGTGTCGGCGGCGGGCGGCGCGGGAACAGAACCGGTGAGCAGGGCGGAGGGTTGGCTCATGAGGCTGGAATTGGAACCGGGAGGTCGTCCGTGGAGTGGGGAAAGGCTGGGGCGTCAGGCGTCGGGCTGGAGGTTTGGTGGTCCGGCGTTCCGCAGCGAGGATCGCCATGGGTCTGGGTCCAACCCCTGGCCGGCCTCGTGGAATCTGGCCCTCCGACGACCCGCTTCGAGGGACCCATGGCATCTTCGGATGCCGGCAGACACTGGAGGCGCGACGTCACGGCTGGGGCCTCGGGTGGCTCAGGCGGTCTTCTGTTCGAGGCGGCTTTGGGAGGGGGCACCTGTTCCCTTACTGTCCGTGGAGGCCGGGCCGGCCGGTTCGGTGACGAACGGTTCGAGTTCCTCGCCCTGGCGGACGAGGCGGAAGCTGTTGAAGACCACCAGCAGGGCGCCGACCACGTGCATGATGGCGGCGAGGATGGGGTCGATGTACTTCATCGCGGCGAGCACCAGGCCGCCGATCACGAAGACCACGCCCACCATGAAGTTCTGGTTGATCACCGAACGGGTCATGCGGGAGAGCCGGACCAGGAACGGGAGCCGGCGGAGATCGTTGTTCATCAGCGCGATCGAGGCGCTGTTGATGGCCACCTCGCTGCCCGCCGCGCCCATGGCCACGCCAAGGTCCCCGGCGGCCAGGGCGGGAGCGTCGTTGACGCCGTCGCCGATCACCGCCACGCGATAGCCCTTGGCACGGATCGCCTTGACGAACTCGACCTTGTTCTGCGGGAGACACTCGCCGACGACCTCGTCACAACCGACCTCGGCACCGACCCGATGCGCGACCGGGGAACGGTCACCGCTGACCATGGCGATGCGGCGAACGCCGATGACCTTGAGCTCGCTCACGGCATCGCGGGCCTCGGCGCGGGTCTGGTCCTGGAGGCCGATCCAGCCGATGCATCGCCCGTCCACGGCGACGAAGACGAGGCTGAAACCCTCGGTCTCGTTCAGATCCACCGAGGCGAGGAAATCATCGGTCACACCGCTGTCGATGAGCCACTGGGCGCGTCCGACCAGGATCTTCTGACCGTCCACGACGGCGCTGACACCGCGTCCCGCGGTCTCGGTGAAGTCCTGCGGTTCGGACAGGGGCACGCCGGCCTCGGCGGCGAGGGAGGCGAGGGCCTTGGCGGTGGGATGGTTGCTGTACTTCTCGGCGGAGGAGGCGAGGCGGAGGAGGACGGCGGGTTTGGTGTCGCCCAGCGGGGCGAGGCGACTGACGGCGAGACGTCCGTGGGTGATGGTGCCCGTCTTGTCGAAGACGAAGGCATTGATGCGGGCCGCCAGTTCGATATTGGCGATGTTCTTCACCAGGATGCCGAGGCGGGCGGCGGCGGAAAGGGCGGCGACCATGGCGGTCGGGGTGGCGAGGATGAAGGCGCAGGGGCAGGCGACGATGAAGACCGCGATCACCCGGCTCAGGTCCTGGGTGAAGGTCCATACCAGGGCGCCGATGACCAGCACCAGCGGGGTGTAGAACCCCATGTACTGGTCCACGATCCGCATGATCGGGAGCTTGGTCTGTTCGGCGGCCAGGATGAGGGAACGGACCCGGCCGAGGGTGGTGTCCTGACCGGCGCGATTGACCTTCACCTCGAGGACGCCGGTGAGGTTCTGGGTCCCGGCGAAGACCTCGTCGCCCGACTTCTTGTCCACGGGCAGCGATTCGCCGGTGATGTTGGCCTGGTTGATCGACGTCTGGCCGGTGAGGATGATGCCGTCGGCCGAGACGTTGTCACCGGGCCGGACGCGGATGACATCGCCGATGGCGAGTTCCGAGGCGGCGACCTCTTCCTCGCCACCGTCGGAGCGGATGCGGCGGGCCTTGGTGGGGGTGAGTTTGATGAGGGACTCGATCGAGCGTCGGGCGCCATCGGCGGTGCGCGTTTCGATGATTTCGCCCATGAGCATGAAGAAGGCGACCATGCCGGCTTCGCGGTAGTTGCCGGAAGCGAAGGAGGCGATGACGGCGAGGGCGACGAGTTCGTTGGTGCTGAGGCGGCCGGCGCGGAGATCCTTGATGGCGGTGCGGACGATGGGCCAGCCGAGGATGATGGCGCCGAGCATGGCGCTGGCATCGGCGGCCATGGCGCCGCGATGGAAGAACCAGTCCACCAGGAAGGCGTTGATGACGAACAGCAGGCCGATCACCACCTGGATGAGCCGGACCTCCGAATGGGAGTGGTCGTGATCGCAGCCCGCGCCGTCGGCGTGGTCGTGATGATGGTCGTGGTGCGCGTGGTCGTGGTGCGGGTCGCCCTTCCCGTGGCGGTGGGAATCGGATTGCCGGCTGAGGAGGGAGGTGACTTGCATGGCGATGAACGGCTGGGGGATCAGAACACCGGCCCGACCTTGGTCGGCGCGACCGGTTCGCGGTTGAGATGCAGGCGCAGTTCGTCGCGCTGCCCGAGCGGCAGGTAGAACTTCTCCTGCGCATTGGTCAGGATGCGGCCGAGGCTCTGGATCCGCAACCGTTCGAGAAAGAACTCCGGGTTCTTCCGGTACTCGGGGAGCAGATTGGCGAAGGTCTGGGCCTCGGAGGACACCGATTCGACCAGGCGGGACCGGGCGGTTTCGCCGGCGTTGACGATCGCGGTGGCCTGGCCGCGGGCCTCATTGACGACCCGGTTGGCATACCCCTGGGCCTCGCTCACGCTCTTGCCGCGCTCGGCCTCGGCGGACAGCACGGCGTCGAAATTCTCCTTCACCTGGCGCGGCGGGATGGCGACGACATCGCTGGGTTCGATGGTGACGCCGAGGTCGTGGGCGACCACCAGCTCGTTGACCCGCCGCAGGACCACCTCCCGGAAACCGGCGACATTGCGGCGCAGGGCATCGTCCACATCGAACTGGGAGGCCGCATAAACGAGGGCGTTGTCCACCACGTTGGTCATCATCGCCGCGCCGTTGCGGAGGTTCAGGTAGAACTTCAGCGGCTCGGTGATGCGGTACCGCACCATGGCGCGGGCATGGATCAGGTTGCCGTCGCCGGTGATGGCGTAGCCTTCGGCCGGGTTCAGGGAAAGGCCCCCGTCCGGCACGATTCCCGCCGCCTCCATCTCGGGGGTGACAGGGTACCAACCGACGGTGGAACGAACCGTCTGGAGGCGGGCGACCGGGATTTTGACCGCCTCGTCGATGGGATAGGGGAAGGCCCAGTGAAGGCCGGGGCCCAGTTCGAGTTCGCCGCCCCGCCGGATGGGTTCCCCGAATCGGAGAAGGATGGCGCGCTCCTGGGAACCGACCGTGAAGATGCCGCTGCCCAGGAAGTAGAGGACGAGACCGGCCAGCAGGATGCGGACGATGACGAAGCTGCTGCGCAGCGCCTCGGAAAGGGCGACGGTGCCGGAATCCTCGGGGACATCCGGTTGAGGAGCCGGGGTGGGGGCGGACCCGGAGGGCACCTCGTGGCGGTGCGGGTGATCACCGTGCCGGTGGTCCGGTCCGTGGGTGTGGGGATGGTCCGGCTTCATGGGCTGGTGCGAACCGCGAAGGGAGGCTGGACTTCGTCCGGCTGCTGGGGGTTGAGGAGGAGATCGAACGGGGGCGTCCGGGGATCGACGACCAGGGTGGCCCGTTCCTTGAGGGTGGCCTCGAGGGAATTGAGCTTGAGGAACAGGATCGCCAGGTTGGGATTCTGCTGGAACACCGAGAAGGACCGGGCGGCTTCCGCCTCGCCCTCGCCGCGAATGCGGGTTGCCTGGGCATCCGCCTGGGCGAGGAGCTTGTCGCGCTCCAGGTCGGCAGCGGAGCGGATCTTGATGGCTTCCTCCTCGCCTTCGGCCTTGAGGCGTTCGACCTCCTTGGTGCGTTCGGCGCGCATGCGGTCGAAGACCTTTTCCGTGACGCTCTCCGGGAGGCCGATGCGTTTGATGCGGGCAATCTCCACCTCGATGCCCTGGGGTTCGGCGTCCTTGCGAACGGCGGCGAGAATCTCGGCCTCGATCTGGTCGAAGCGCAGGTCATCGGGATTGACCGAGATGAAGCGGGCGAAGGAATGGCGGCCCACGGCGGCGTTCTTGGCGGTGCGCAGGATGTTTTCGAGGCTGCGTTCGGCCTCGGCGAGCGAGCCCTCGGCGAAGCGGGTGTAGAAAAGGGCCGGATCCCCGATGCGCCAGCCGGCAAACACCAGGATCAGGAGGTTGCGGTTGTCGCCGGTGAGGGTCTCCTCGAACTTGCCCTCGAAGGCCTGGAGACGCTTGTCGAGCTTGGTGACCTTCTGGATCGGCCAGGGGAGCTTCAGGTAGAGGCCGGGGTCCGTGATCGGCCGGGTGGCCTTGCCGAAGGTGGTGACCACGGCGACCTCGGTCTGCCGCACCTGGAACAGGAACAGCAGGAGCACGAACAGGGCGAGCAGCAGGCTGCCGATGACAAGGTTGATGCGACTGGTCTTCATGGAGAATGGGGACGGGCGGAAGGAACGGGACGGATCACTGACGGGGTTCGACCACGACATCGAGGAGGTCGGGGCGGGTCTTGTCCTCGAGGTTCAGATTGACGATCTGCTGCGCGTTGGTGGCGGTCAGCACGATCTTGCGGGCGTTGGCGGCGCCCTGGGCGAGGGTGTTGAGGTAGGCCCGCTGGGCATAGACCAGCGGGGACTCGGTGAAGGCCTTCACCTGGTTCGTGAACTGCGCGGCCTGCGCCTGGGTGGCGGCCACCACCCGCGTCCGGTGCGCCTCGGCCCGTCGGATCCGGTTGGTCGCCTCGGCCCGGGCGAGGATGACGTTGGTGAGGGCATAGGTCTGGGCCCCCTCGATGATGGTCCACTTCTCCTGCTCGGCCGCCACGACCTCATTGAAGTCCTTGCCCACAGCCACCGGCGGATGAACGTCCTGCATGCCCACAAAGAGGACTTCCACCCCGAGATCCAGCCGGTCGGCCTGCTGCTGAATCCGCGTCTTGAGGTCGGCCGCCGCCTGATCGCGCCCGACGGACATCACCTCGAAGAAGTCCACGCTCACCAGGTAGGTCACCACTTCGCGGGTGGCGATCTTTTCGAGGAGGTTGGTGGCGTTGGCATGGCGTGTGGTCCAGGCGAGGAGGTCGCGGATCTGGTACTGCACCGGGATGCTCACCGACAGGAGGTTGACGGGTGGCGCCTGATCGGCACCGCCGGGCGCCGCGTCGCGACTGGCCACCAGGAGATTGTACTCCTCGTGGTAGTGGCTGGACGTCCAGACGATGATCTTCTGCTTCTCCTTGTCGGGGTCCGGGACGATCCCGACGGTGAAGGAACGGACTTCCAGCGTCCGTTCGCGGTGGATCGAATCGATCGGCCACGGGAGCTTGAAGTGGATGCCCGGGCCCAGCACCTCCCGGCCGGCGACCGGGCGGCCGTTCCGCTCGAAGACGGCCTGTTCGCCGGCATCGATGAACACCACGCAGGTGGACAGCAGAAGGAGAGCGGCCTGGCTCAGGACAAGGTAGCCCGCCGACCGTTGGAGGAACTGGTAGAACCAGGTGTCCGAGACCTTGAATCCGAACTGGTAATCGAGCGCCTGGGCGACGGTGTGGAAGATGCCGGCGGGCTGGCCCAGCAGACCCACCAGGCGGCTTTCGTAGATCACCCGCGCGTCCTGTCGCCCCTTCAGCCGGGGCCGGTACACTTCAAGGGTCAGCCCGATCAGCGTCTCGACCGCCCCGATGCCAAGCAGGATGGCGAGTCCCCTTGCCAGCAGCAGATCCGCCCGGGGAAAGCCGGCCTCGACGGCGCCGATGCCGAGGGCGATGAGGAAGCAGATGGCGGCGCCCAGCAGCACGTAAGAGGCCCCGGGCCGAAGGAGGCGGTCGCGATCGAGCTGGGCCAGTTTCGCGCCGTACTTCCCGAAGAGCAGCAGGATGAGGGAGAACATCCCGAACATCGCCATCAGCAGCATGGATTGTTCGAGGGGCTCGACAAACTGCCGGTCCAGCCACCACCAAAGCCCGACGGCCCCCACCGCCTGGACGAGCAGCAGCAGGACCGTGGCAGCCGGGACCAGGAATCGCTCGAACTGTTCCCGGGCGCGCTGGGCGGGGAAGATCTCGGCATCGCCGGTGTCGAACAGGGTGGAACCCTTGGAGGAGCGGGCGAGTTCCTCGAGTTCG
Coding sequences:
- a CDS encoding ABC transporter ATP-binding protein; the protein is MSQPSALLTGSVPAPPAADTAPARDAVVRVSGLSKIFKDFWGRPKARAVDNVAFEVRRGEVFGLLGPNGSGKSTTVKMLLGLLYPTKGVIEVFGRSPRHVATKARIGYLPEESYLYRYLDSRETLDFFGNLFQLPADKRKDRTEQLLEMVGLKNVQRRVVGEFSKGMQRRIGLAQALINDPDLVILDEPTSGLDPIGCREVKDVILALARRGKTVILSSHLLADVQDVCDRVVIYYGGRIQAMGSLSELLTERDSIRITAPVLPRATLERVLEILRAEAPSADAIRLDSPTQNLESYFLGVVQRARAAEAQTSGATSGGRVAAYLQSGTPASPADGDRLLDRLAAPVVPATPAPAPAPAPAAPEPDETRLAKLAQSAARPEPESTPAAPAAKPPAEELSKADDKLSSLLGGRPQ
- a CDS encoding cation-translocating P-type ATPase, with the translated sequence MQVTSLLSRQSDSHRHGKGDPHHDHAHHDHHHDHADGAGCDHDHSHSEVRLIQVVIGLLFVINAFLVDWFFHRGAMAADASAMLGAIILGWPIVRTAIKDLRAGRLSTNELVALAVIASFASGNYREAGMVAFFMLMGEIIETRTADGARRSIESLIKLTPTKARRIRSDGGEEEVAASELAIGDVIRVRPGDNVSADGIILTGQTSINQANITGESLPVDKKSGDEVFAGTQNLTGVLEVKVNRAGQDTTLGRVRSLILAAEQTKLPIMRIVDQYMGFYTPLVLVIGALVWTFTQDLSRVIAVFIVACPCAFILATPTAMVAALSAAARLGILVKNIANIELAARINAFVFDKTGTITHGRLAVSRLAPLGDTKPAVLLRLASSAEKYSNHPTAKALASLAAEAGVPLSEPQDFTETAGRGVSAVVDGQKILVGRAQWLIDSGVTDDFLASVDLNETEGFSLVFVAVDGRCIGWIGLQDQTRAEARDAVSELKVIGVRRIAMVSGDRSPVAHRVGAEVGCDEVVGECLPQNKVEFVKAIRAKGYRVAVIGDGVNDAPALAAGDLGVAMGAAGSEVAINSASIALMNNDLRRLPFLVRLSRMTRSVINQNFMVGVVFVIGGLVLAAMKYIDPILAAIMHVVGALLVVFNSFRLVRQGEELEPFVTEPAGPASTDSKGTGAPSQSRLEQKTA
- a CDS encoding protease modulator HflK → MKPDHPHTHGPDHRHGDHPHRHEVPSGSAPTPAPQPDVPEDSGTVALSEALRSSFVIVRILLAGLVLYFLGSGIFTVGSQERAILLRFGEPIRRGGELELGPGLHWAFPYPIDEAVKIPVARLQTVRSTVGWYPVTPEMEAAGIVPDGGLSLNPAEGYAITGDGNLIHARAMVRYRITEPLKFYLNLRNGAAMMTNVVDNALVYAASQFDVDDALRRNVAGFREVVLRRVNELVVAHDLGVTIEPSDVVAIPPRQVKENFDAVLSAEAERGKSVSEAQGYANRVVNEARGQATAIVNAGETARSRLVESVSSEAQTFANLLPEYRKNPEFFLERLRIQSLGRILTNAQEKFYLPLGQRDELRLHLNREPVAPTKVGPVF
- a CDS encoding protease modulator HflC; translation: MKTSRINLVIGSLLLALFVLLLFLFQVRQTEVAVVTTFGKATRPITDPGLYLKLPWPIQKVTKLDKRLQAFEGKFEETLTGDNRNLLILVFAGWRIGDPALFYTRFAEGSLAEAERSLENILRTAKNAAVGRHSFARFISVNPDDLRFDQIEAEILAAVRKDAEPQGIEVEIARIKRIGLPESVTEKVFDRMRAERTKEVERLKAEGEEEAIKIRSAADLERDKLLAQADAQATRIRGEGEAEAARSFSVFQQNPNLAILFLKLNSLEATLKERATLVVDPRTPPFDLLLNPQQPDEVQPPFAVRTSP
- a CDS encoding protease modulator HflK, translating into MQRNLARIGSINSILLLVVGAVGLLLARQGGSLAGQAGMVFFAAGLLVAVLSWFQMRLEERERLEKLELEELARSSKGSTLFDTGDAEIFPAQRAREQFERFLVPAATVLLLLVQAVGAVGLWWWLDRQFVEPLEQSMLLMAMFGMFSLILLLFGKYGAKLAQLDRDRLLRPGASYVLLGAAICFLIALGIGAVEAGFPRADLLLARGLAILLGIGAVETLIGLTLEVYRPRLKGRQDARVIYESRLVGLLGQPAGIFHTVAQALDYQFGFKVSDTWFYQFLQRSAGYLVLSQAALLLLSTCVVFIDAGEQAVFERNGRPVAGREVLGPGIHFKLPWPIDSIHRERTLEVRSFTVGIVPDPDKEKQKIIVWTSSHYHEEYNLLVASRDAAPGGADQAPPVNLLSVSIPVQYQIRDLLAWTTRHANATNLLEKIATREVVTYLVSVDFFEVMSVGRDQAAADLKTRIQQQADRLDLGVEVLFVGMQDVHPPVAVGKDFNEVVAAEQEKWTIIEGAQTYALTNVILARAEATNRIRRAEAHRTRVVAATQAQAAQFTNQVKAFTESPLVYAQRAYLNTLAQGAANARKIVLTATNAQQIVNLNLEDKTRPDLLDVVVEPRQ